CCAATGAAGAGGATACCAAAGACGAAGAAACAGATGTTAACAGGTCCAGATCCAgctctttgttcaacaccatttcAAACAGAATAAGTGAAGCAGCTAACCGATCAAGGTCCAACTCGGCATTAATGAGATCTACCGGAGAATCTGTTGCATCCATAGAGGTGTCCACAGATGCAGTCATCCCATCACCTgtatcatcaccaactaTCACTGGGGAAATTGCCCAAGACAGTACCACCTTTAATATGATGAGAAATATTATAGGTCGGTTTGGATCGGTGAGCGTGCTGCAGTTCAAAGGAtccgaagaagaagaaggactCGTGAACAACGTCAAGCATTTGAGATCAGCTTCCATCATTGAAAAGCTATCTCCCAACCACTCGAGAACCCGATCTTCATCGCTTGAAAATGGCACTAGCACTATGCATAACCTTTCGCCCAGTAGGAAAAACACCATTGCATCGAAATTATCTTCAGGAGTCACTGACCTTATGACCAAATTCAACACCCCAGCCACTGCGTCATCCAGTTTCAACCACCAGAACACCAACACCTCTCAGACTTCATTGAGATCCTTAGATGAATCCGAGTCAGTCACGGTGGTCCCCAGGCGACCTGATCATTTTCGCAACCGGACCTCCAGTATACAAATAATGGAGAAGTGGTTCAACAACCTCTCTACCGGCcagcaacaacaattgacacaaacccaaacaGAAGTAAATGCATCCACTTCTAGAAGCATTTCCCAATCCGAACCCTCCAAGCCTGAGGTTGCTGACATTGAGAGCCACGAAGGGTCTGTGTTCAGCACCCCGTCTAAGGAGCTTGCCAAGTATCACAACGTTGATTTTGACTTATTAACGGTTCTGGACTTGAGAACCTTGAAGCTATACTACGACCAGCTATGTAACGAGCTTGGAATGAGTAAATTCGAGTCCAAGCTGACTTCCGAGGAACTCAACGACCAGTTTTCTTCCGTTAACTCCATTTAATAATTTTTGTATGGATTTATAGATGATACACACTATCATGAAGTTTTAGCAGCCAAAAAGTCGCGATGTTTTTCGAGAAAAATCGATAAGGAAACTCACTGGGGTATTTATAAAATCTCATTATATGACTGTTTTAAGCAACAAACAAACATGTCGGAAGTTATGACGGACATCCCACTAAACTTCTCCAACCCTAAGAAACACCGTCTAGCGTTCGACGATGACGCGGTTCTTGTGGACACCAGCTTTGGCAAGCGAATGCGTCTTGACAGCTACTTTGACAGCCTATCACTTACCGACACTACCCGACAATCTAAACGACAGTCCCCCATACCAAGCTTTGAGATCAATCCCGAGGTTAGTTCTTTACCGCAAAAAGTCCCCGATTTAAACACTTATATTGCTGATAAAATCATCGTGAACTTCAACGCAGTGTACGACTCTGCGTCTCAGGTAATTAAATACTATAACCGCAATGTGGTGATTGCGCATCACTTTCAACGGTGGGTCCTACGACTCTTCAACCGCTTCATTGTCAAatacaacaagaacaaccaCACGAATATCCCTCGGTTCAAacactttttcaagatcaccAATGTCATCGGGCTGCAACAACACAACCTCACATACCACGACTTGATCTCGATAGTGCAATCGGAAAGCCATTTGGAGGCCAAGGCCATCAACAAGCGACTCAGCAAGCCTCTGCTGGTATTGgaggaaattgaagaggAATCGTTTACGTTTAATGATATCAAGTATAACTACTGGGACACGATCCAGTCACTCGACCAGGACGTGGAAATGGCTGAGGAGTCTGACGGGGGAGAGGATGTTGACATGGGTGACGATTAATGATTTTGGCAATACACTTAGCACCTTGTGTTACTCAGTGGGAACAGTAGCTATTAAATAGTAGAGTACAAGCCACAGCAAACCTCAAATATACAATTCGCGAAAATTGCAAACCATCTCAAATCATCTGTTTAAACCTTCATCCCCATCGCGAGACGATGCTTCACGCCCTCTCTTCGGACTTGGTCACTCGGATCCTAAACCAACTCACCATTCAAGACACCTATGGCTTTATTGCCAGTGCATTGCTGCTTACGCACATATCTCCCCTACAGCAGAATGCGATCAACCTGGTCGTAATCATGGCATACCAACGTATTTACGGCGGGAAACTCACGGTATACTCAAACCTCGACCAGACGAACTCTCCACAGTTCGAGAAGTCCATGACGTTGTCGGCGTTCCAGGACGAGCTTCTGACCACCCGAGATTCGGTCGAAATCAACACTTTTAAACAAACTCGTCCCCAGTAcgtggtgtttgtgttcaTTCGTCAACCCAACGACTACACCAAGTTCGTCCGCGACCTTAACGCATTCAGCGAGCTTATCGACGGCAAGACCCGCTCCCGCGAGTTTGTGGCGTACTTTGAGCTGCTTCTCCAGTGTGGACTCACCATCGACGGCAGCTCAGTGGTGTCACTCATGACCACCTCGTCGCTCGTGGCGATTctcaaggtgttgattctgatctccaccaaatccaacgCCGTGTGTGAGAAGCTCACCACCATAACCATCCGATTTTCACAAATAGGCCGGTATTTTGTCACCCAGTGGTGCCGATTGTTCTCACGATTCATAAACGTCACCCACTTGGACATCTCGCATAACTTCATTCCCCTGGATGAATACGtgttcaacatcaatgAGCCGTCGATGAAAGATATCATTGGAACCTGCTTCCAATGGCCTCCACGCCTTCGCTACCTAAACTTGGACAGAAACGACATTTCCTACCTCTCGTGTGAACTTCTTCGACGCCTTCCTGACACGCTCGAGGTGTTGTACTTAGCGGGCAACCAGTTGCTGGCAATTGGACCCTTCAGCCCCGAAGAACATGGTGTCAATCACTACCTTCCGAATCTTCACACcatctccttcaatttcaacgTCAGGCTCACGTTTATCGACCCTGCATTTTTTGCAGCGTCCAAGGCAATTTTAAAGCTCTGCTGTGTCAAGAATTGCAATCTTCACCAGGGAAACTTGCCTCAGCTCCTTCAGGTTGCAAAACAAATGAACTTCACTATCGTCGTATAGATCCGGCATATAGTCATCATGGCCTTGTGTCAGACTTCCGCGCATTAAATGAACAAACCTCCAACAACCAACACTCTCAGTACTCAAATCATATACGAATTAGTTGCCACATGCTGTTTCGATTGATGCTTAGCCGGGGGCACGGGTCTTCTTTGGTACGGCCACGATGCATTGCCACTAGAACCATGCCTGTAGCACGCCTACACATTGCatctcaagttcaagtGGTTCGCCTGGTACCAGTACATATTATTAAGCATCATTCACAACCAAGTTTACGGATTGAACCGCAGCTCTCCATAGGTCTCCGCACCTTTGGCACAACACCAATGCGCCGGCTGGAGCATGAAAATCTCGATAACGCCAAATATGACAAGGATAAAGACAATAACAACTCGAAAAGAAAGACAACTGGATCAGATATCTGGAACCTTCTTCTACTAGCCAAGCCGGAGTCCAGGCTACTTGGGTATGCGTTGACTATGCTTGTGGTGACTTCTACTGTGACGATGTCTCTTCCGTTGATCGTGGGGAAGATTATAGATAATGCCAGGCCGTTGGAAGCATTATCCATAGAAGAAAGAGTAGCCCAAGTTGGCAACAGCACCTTTATTCTTGGGTTCACTGAAACACAGTTCTACAGTGCGGTAGCCGTTTTGTTTGCTATTGGGGCGGTATCGAACTTCGGAAGAATGTACGTGTTGAGAATGGCGGGTGAAAAGTTAGTTGCGAGGATGAGGTCTCGGTTATTCCTGAAGATCTTATCACAAGATTCATACTTTTTTGACGTTGGGCCCACAAAGAAGGGTATGAAAGTTGGTGACTTAATTTCCCGGATTCTGAGTGATACTCAAATTATTGCTAGAAGTTTGAGTGGGAACATTTCTGACGGTGCCAGAGCCATGATCAGTGGAGCAGTAGGAATATCGATGATGTGCTATGTGAGTTGGCAATTGACCTTATTCATGAGCATTTTCTTTCCTCCTCTTATTGTAATGACTTTTGTTTATGGAGGTAGAATGAAGCAGTTGGCCAGAAAGGTCCAGGAAAACTTGGGGGACTTAACCAAAGTCACGGAAGAGAAGTTAAATGGGTTGAAAACCATTCAGAGTTATGCCAGGCAGAACTTGGTTGTCCATGGTTACAACAAAGAAGTCAGAAACCTCTTTAACACCAGTATGAGAGAGAACAAGTTGAGTGCCATTTATTTCAGCACAAATTCACTCATCGGTAATATGATGATCATTGGGCTTTTGTTTGTTGGTACCCGGCTCATAAGTTTGGGAAACCTCACCATCGGAGACTTATCGAGTTTCATGATGTATGCCGCATACACTGGAGGATCTGTTTTTGGGTTGGGAAACTTCTACACTGAGCTAATGAAAGCCATCGGAGCAGCCGACCGGGTGTTTGAATTAACGCGTCTGGAACCCAAgatcaaaaccaccatcGGCAAGAAAGTCGACGATTTGGAAGGAGATATCGAATTTAAGAAAATAGAGTTCAGCTACCCGTCTCGGCCCAAGTCCAAGGTGTTTAGAAGTTCCAACCTCAACTTGACCATTAAAAAGGGAGAGAATGTGTGTTTTGTAGGACCCAGTGGCAGTGGAAAATCTACTATTGCCCAGCTTCTCCTTCGGTTCTACGACCCCAATAAAGGTTCTATCCTCATCAACGGCCATGAtatcaaggatttgaattTAAACTTTTACCGGTCCAAAATCGGGTATGTGCAACAAGAACCGCTTTTGTTCAGTGGAACCTTACGAGAAAATATCACGTTTGGCAAGGATCACTGCACGGAACAAGAGATTGAAACCGCCATCCGACTCAGTAACGCTTATGGTTTCATCAACATGTTCCCCAAAGGCTTGGACACGTTGGTGGGCCCTTCGAGCAGTGGAGCCCAGTTGAGTGGAGGCCAGAAGCAGCGGATCTCACTTGCACGGACCTTAATCAAAAACCCCCATATCTTGGTTTTAGATGAAGCTACTTCTGCCTTGGACTCAATTCTGGAAGAGTTGGTAATGCGAAACCTTAAGAGAGTTACAGCTGAAAACGGCTATACAATGATCCTGATTGCTCATCGGTTATCAACCATCAAGAACAGTGATCGGATCATTGTTCTTAGTGAACAGGGCGAAATCGTTGAAGACGGCCCCTTCACACAGCTTTACCAGGACAAGCAGAGCCGGTTCAACGAGCTTCTCCGGAAACACGACCATGACCTCACTGAGGTGTTTGAGTCGTAGCTGCCAAATGATTTGTCAACGACACCCACCGGATGATCCAACCTGGATCCACCCTTGTAGATAGTTAATCCGTATATAGTTAGTCCGTATAAACATCAGATAATCCGACGCAGTTTCACATGCGAACATGCACAAGTGCGCAAATGGCGCCTAGATGACGCACCCGACGGGGTTAGCCACAAATAGCTGCAACAAACCgagcttcaacaaatcaaccTATAGCACCATTGGATGGCAAAGTCCTATCGCACCATCTTTGTATCTCTTGTTATTCTCGCCCTACAAATATACTATTTCCAATATCCCTCCCACCACCATTTAAGTGCCACTACATTTAGCTTTCGCTCGCCCCAGGTTTTCTTCGCATAAACTTGTAAAAACCTGAACCTGCGAATTACCATACGATTGTGGATAGTTTTAAATATCCCAGTTTAATGGCACCGGCCAACAGCTCCACGTCCACACAAATATCACCCCAGGTCTCCGGAATGCTGTCGCCACCAAGCCAGGACCAGCCCCAGGCACATTCACCCTCTGCTGCCCCTCAAGACTATTTCACCGCCAAAGCCCCATCTAGTGGCAATCAGAGCCCTCAAATCCACCAGGACGATACGGACCTTGAAAATTCTTCGGTACCCGCGTACATCTGTCGGAGTCTTTCCGATAGGATCATCCCGCTGCTCCAGGCATCGATTGGGCAGATATACTCATCGGTGGCCACGCCCACAGAAACGGAGACTGATGCCAAACTTGATACAAATTCGGAAACGGGTCTGGAACCAGTAGGGTCCACGCCTCGCACGTCTGAGGATGATGAAATCGACGTGGCCAAGCCCATCGGGATGTTCAAGCCCCAAAAATCTGTATTGGAGTTCATAGCATCATCGCAGATCTACTCCGATGTCGCCAACTTTGTACTGAGCCATCGGGGCCGGTCGGGCTCTGACCGATCGACGTCCAGCGGGCGCCCGACCGGGTCTGACATGAAGATCCCGTCTTTGGGATACGGAATCATTGAGAATTCGAGTGAGAGTGAAGACTACGAATTTGGGGACgaggatgatgaggatgatgaggatgaaAATGAACCAAATGACCATCATTCGGACTCAGACGATTATGAAGATGCCGAGGAGCTACCAGATGCGAGTTCCACCCCCATGGAAGCCAGCCAGAGCACAGAGTCTCATAGCAGTGCGTTTTCCACGCTTCTTTCGTCGATCCGCAGTTTGGACACCATAAACATGCAGTCACTCACGCTGTTCCAGCTGTCGATGGTGAGAAACTTTGAGATCCTCAAGAAAGATGGTGTGTTGGTGAGGTTCACTGAAGACTCCAACTCTAGCACCCCCATTGATGATGttctttccaccaacttgaaattgaacatcGCGGAccggttgcaaaaagtaTTTTCCATCCAAGACGACGACATTTTCTatgccaacttcaacgGGTGGCTCGTGAGGGACGTATTCTTGCAGGGCCATATCtacttgaccaagaacTGTATTTTGTTTTTTGCATTTTTACCCAGCAAGTTCTCGTCTCCACCAGATAGCCAGAGCGATGGTGAGTTCAGAAAACAGGACGACTCGAGTGTGTACATCCAAACCGGTGCTTTAgcaaccaaaaccaaaaaataCGGGGAAATCTTGGGAACTGTCTTTACAAACCGGCTGTGGGCCATCTTAAGACCCGAGACGTTATCGATCTACTCGTCCCCCACTGACTTGTACTTTCCTACGCTTGTGATTGATCTTCGCACCTGTGTGCATGCCGAGATATTGGAGAAGTACCAGCCCAAAACCGAAAATGCCAGCAATGTTTCCAAGCCTGTTCCAGTAGGTTCACCTACCGATACCCCATCGGGTATTCTCAGCCCCAGAGAGACGTTATCACGAGGAAATAGTGACGATTTGTTGaatgacgatgaagaattgaacaagatgCTCGCATTAGAGGCAGAAGACAACAAAGAAAGCAACAACGGTGGGGTGTGGTTCAagatcaccaccaccaagagATCGTACAAGTTCCAGACTGACAGCATTTATTCGGCCCGACAGTGGGtcaacaatatcaccaagatcatcTTCCAGTTGCAtaactccaactccaaaaatGAGGTTTTGGTCAAGATTCCTCTAGATAATATCACCAGTTTCAACCGAAGCAGTTTATTCGGGACTTCGGAcattgatgttgatgattcgGAGGAGGTTCCAGCTGTATTCTCCTTGACATATCTGACAGGTACAGACAATGTGCTACAccagaacaagaagatacacaagaagttcaccGAGAAAGCCAAACAGCAATTGAACTTATCAGGAACTGAAGACTTACACTTTGTATTTTTCTCCAAAGCACAAGAATTCGATGACACTATTTCAAAAATTGTACATGATCGAGAAGATGGAAATTCTGAGTCTTCTAGTATATCCAACCTGGAAAAGTTCATCCAGaaaatgaaattgaaaaggtTTCAAGGCccaaaagaagaacacGAGACCGAACTCTCCAAAGTCGATATTCCATTCTCCACTTTACTGCCTCATGGAAACCCTTCCGCCATTTTGGATCAAATGCTAGAATACAACAGAGCAATGCTCCACTCTCGGTATGGGGATATACTTGATGAGCCAAATCATTCTAAGCTCAAGAAGATTGGAAGATCATTGACCTTTACTAAACTGAAGACTGCTTACTCAACTAGTTTACACTCAAGTAGTTTGGCCTTACAGGGCAATTCTCTTTCCAATTTGCCCCTTTCCCCATTGAGAACTCCACTGGCAGCTTCTCCATCCGATGTTTCGAGTCGTTCCAGTGAATCCACTTCCCccatgaacttgaacctTCCTCGGCAGTTGTCGGTGACAGGACttaagaagttgaatatGTTTTTTGATACTTCCAAGAGAGACGTGGGAGTGGTGGCTGATCGTTATGGTAACATCCAAATCACAGGCCCTAACGGAAATGAACCGGTTTCTGAAAAGTCTGTTCTCCCTAGTCCTTTGAACTTGGCTGATCCCTCTGAGTATGTTGATCAGGATTATCCCAAAAAGGACAATAAACTCAAGGCGTTTAGTAAAAGTATCAaggccatcaccaatgttTCTAGTGTCTGGAACGCATACCCTTTTCACTATATCCAAATGAACGATAAGGATCCCTTCTACGTTACTGACGAGGCAGCTAGAAACTTGGGCCAAAGGAGGTTAAGAAGCcacttttctttgggtGAGACCAATACCTTAGCAGCTAGTTATTTCTGCCATATACAAAGAGCTTTACCCGTGTACGGGAAGTTGTATGTGGGAAATGAAAACATTTGTTTCCGAAGCTTGTTGCCAGGAGTGTCAACCAAGATGATCTTACCGTTACGTGACGTGGAGAACTGTTTCAAAGAAAGAGGTACTAAAATCACCTTTTCGGGCTTGGTGATTGTTGTCAAAGGGTACGAGAAGTTGTTTGTTGAATTCAGCTCCCACAAGTCCCGAGATGACTGCTTAGATGTGATGTTGGAAGGGCTTCATCAATTACATGGATCAGAAACCTGGGAACCCCTGGCCCATGAATGGGGTGAAAACTATCACGAGCAACTGAATAAGCTAAGACTTTCTGAAGACGGCGAAGACACAAATCAATCTCTAGCCCCTTCCGATGAAACCTTAAAACAGGCATCGATGAGGATCGAGAGTGCcaggatgaagatgtttgaAGACCGGTTCAGTGTGGCAGCCGGATTGCAGGTGCCTATAGTCTTGGAAGATTCAcctttcttcaaaactGAGGTCCGGCCAAACACCTCGTACCACTTTGTGCTATTAACAATTGGCTCCCGAGGAGACGTCCAACCGTATATTGCTTTGGCCAAAGGGTTGATGGAAGAAGGTCACCGAGTCACAATTGCAACACACAGTGAATTCAAGGATTGGATCGTCAGCTACGATATCAAGTTTAGAGAAATTGCTGGTGACCCCACCGAGTTGATGTCGTTGATGGTGAGTCATGGATCGATGTCGGTGGCTTTCATCAAGGAAGCCagttccaagttcaaggggTGGATCAATGATCTCTTGAAGACCGCCTGGGTCGCCTGCCAAGGGGCAGACATTTTGATTGAAAGCCCTTCTGCCATGGCTGGAATTCATATTGCTGAAGCTCTCGGAATCCCATACATGAGAGCTTTCACAATGCCTTGGACTCGTACCAGAGCCTACTCCCATGCATTTATTCTTCCTGACCAGAAGAAGGGAAATTCCTATAACTACTTGACTCACGTCATGTTTGAGACGGTGTTCTGGAGAGGTATCTCATCACAGGTCAATAGGTGGAGGGTAGAGACTCTTAATATTCCCAAGACAagcttgttcaagctcCAGCAGTACAAGGTTCCGTTTTTGTACAACGTTTCACAAACAGTGTTACCACCTGCAGTTGACTTCCCGGACTGGGTGAAAGTTACCGGGTACTGGTTTTTGGATGAAGGTACTGGTAACAAGTACAAGCCTCCACCAGAGCTTATTGAGTTTATGAGACAGGCCACCAAAGACCAAAAGAAAATTGTCTACGTTGGATTTGGATCCATTGTTGTGGACGATGCCAAAAGTCTCACCAAAGCGGTGGTGGAATCGGTTCTTGATGCCGACGTGCGGTGTATCTTGAACAAAGGCTGGTCCGATAGGCATGGTGACAAGGAAGGTGAAGACAGTAAAGAGGTGGAGGTTGAATTGCCCTTCGAAATCTACAATAGTGGTGCCATCCCTCACGACTGGCTCTTCCCGCGTATTGATGCTGCTGTCCACCACGGTGGTTCCGGTACCACTGGAGCAACCCTTCGTAGTGGGCTACCTACGGTTATCAAGCCATTTTTTGGAGACCAGTTCTTCTATGCTTCTCGTGtagaagaaattggtgcCGGAATAGCATTAAGAAAGCTCAATTCCAAATCGTTGAGCAAGGCATTGAAACTCGCCACCACtgacttcaagatgattGAAAGAGCCAAAAAGGTTTGTGAGCAAATCCGGCATGAACATGGGGTTCTTGGGGCCATCGAAGCCATTTACTCTGAATTGGAGTACGCCAGGTCGTTGATTGTCAACAAACAGCTTGCCAACGAAAACTACGGAATGTTGGGAAGCCGTACTGGCTACACTGTTAACAACTCTGAAGACGAGGACCTGCTGCTGATTGAAATCGATATTTCCTCGAAAAGCGAGACCGATTTCTAAGAcatttttttgcagcaatgTGGCTTTAACACACAACTTTAGGGATATGACCAACTCAGGCCCTTACACATAGGTGAAATAGATCACCTTTAATATACTTATTGTCGTTATGTATATCACGAATTTATGAACTCCGTAAATGTAAATGAGAGTGTGTTTTGTTCCTACTGATTTCTAAGTCATGTGAGTTGTTGTACCACAGATGAATCATAATTAAGTTCGCAGCGTTTGCCAGAAAAAatgtttgaaaagttcatGTTACAATCAGCGAAGCATCTTGTATTATACTAACCAACTTGTTCCTGCTGAAATGACAACACATACCAATGCCCACTATCGGGATATAACCCGTGAGCAGTGCAAACAAAATCCCTACGCCGCCTTGGTACCAGGCCAAACCATTGTGGAGATTCCTAAATTCGAACTCGAATGTGGTGAAACCCTACACAACTTCCCAGTTGCCTACAAAACTTGGGGGAGACTCAATCACAATAAAGACAATGTCATTGTGGTATGTCATGCCTTGACCGGTTCGTCGGACGTCCAGGACTGGTGGGGGCCTCTATTAGGTACCGGTAAGACATTTGATCCGAGCCGATTCTTTATCATCTGTGTGAATTTCCTTGGGTCGCCCTACGGATCATGCTCTCCCTTGTCCATAGACCGTGCCACCGGCAAGCCATACGGGCCCTCGTTCCCGTTGGTAACGGTCAAAGATGACCTTGGGATCCAAAAGTTAATCTTGGACTCGTTGGGAGTTAAATCCATAGCTGCCGTTATCGGTGGATCCATGGGAGGAATGATGGCGTTAGAGTACTCGTCGACCTACAAGGGCCTGGGCTACGTGCGGGCAATTGTGGCCATTGCTACATCTGCCAGGGCGTCTGCCTGGTGTATTTCGTGGAATGAGGCCCAACGCCAGTGTATTTTCAGTGATCCCGAGTACAACGACGGATATTACTACGAAAGCCCCAACGGGGTCAAGCCAGACTCGGGCTTGAGTGCCGCTAGAATGGCGGCATTGCTCACTTATAGATCCCGTAATTCGTTTGAAACCAGGTTTGGTAGAAAACTACCTGGAGTCAAGAATACTGCCGAAGCTGAACGGATATACCCCACGACCAAAGACGAAGAGAATTGGTTGTTGCACAATGAAGGTGCCAGACTGGTCAGAGCAGGTTCTCCCAACCATTCCCTCAATAACTCGGGAAAACTCCAGACATACTTCACGGCACAGTCATATTTGAGGTACCAGGGAAGTAAATTTGTCAACCGATTCGATGCTAATTGCTACATTTCCATCACCCGAAAAGTTGATACACATGACATAGCCAGAGGCCAAGTGCCTTTGGATGATAACAACGACGACCCATTACCGGAGTATCTTGCAACCTTGAAGTTACCTCATTTGGTGATTGGAATTCAATCTGATGGTTTATTTACGTTTGGAGAACAGCAGATGTTGGACCAATACTTACCCAATTGTTCgttaaagaagttgaactcgCCCGAGGGCCACGATGCGTTTTTACTCGATTTCGAGATTGTTAACTCTTACTGTCaggagtttttgaagaaacagcTTCCGGAGTTATATGACGACAATAGTGGAAAAGTCGTCCTCTTCGAAAATTGGAAAGACTTTGTACAGCTGGTCGACAACGGGGGCAACTCTGTGTTTGGCGAAGCCGAAAAggacatcaccaactggtGAAAAGCACCATTAGCTGGTGCATTTTATATACTATATCCTATCTATTTATCACAATTACTGTAGAGTCGCGCAATCATTTCCCCAACCGCTATCAAAGCAACTGCCCTGATAATGCAAATACCCGATTCATTTGTTTTCAGATTGTTACATGGCTCCTTGAACGAGTTGGGACTCACCAATATCGCCGACCAGCTCATCGAAGAGGTCCACAAAAAGGGAtatcttttggaaacccCGGATCACAATTTGGTTAACTCCTCAAAGAAagccaagttgtttgagTGGATC
The sequence above is drawn from the Yamadazyma tenuis chromosome 3, complete sequence genome and encodes:
- the MET2 gene encoding homoserine O- acetyltransferase (COG:H; EggNog:ENOG503NXB4; MEROPS:MER0044357); protein product: MTTHTNAHYRDITREQCKQNPYAALVPGQTIVEIPKFELECGETLHNFPVAYKTWGRLNHNKDNVIVVCHALTGSSDVQDWWGPLLGTGKTFDPSRFFIICVNFLGSPYGSCSPLSIDRATGKPYGPSFPLVTVKDDLGIQKLILDSLGVKSIAAVIGGSMGGMMALEYSSTYKGSGYVRAIVAIATSARASAWCISWNEAQRQCIFSDPEYNDGYYYESPNGVKPDSGLSAARMAALLTYRSRNSFETRFGRKLPGVKNTAEAERIYPTTKDEENWLLHNEGARSVRAGSPNHSLNNSGKLQTYFTAQSYLRYQGSKFVNRFDANCYISITRKVDTHDIARGQVPLDDNNDDPLPEYLATLKLPHLVIGIQSDGLFTFGEQQMLDQYLPNCSLKKLNSPEGHDAFLLDFEIVNSYCQEFLKKQLPELYDDNSGKVVLFENWKDFVQSVDNGGNSVFGEAEKDITNW